Proteins encoded in a region of the Fibrobacter sp. UWR4 genome:
- a CDS encoding polysaccharide lyase, with protein sequence MNFARGIFAMALACTSASFADVVFSADFENRAAGQYTNKMAQEDFPKKAGVSSWYAMEQNGGQNAKIVQDDEEHGMVLQLKYPKGCVGPNDEGERPACAGQVKQPLDVSAEEMWVAYDIQFEPGFEFVKGGKLPGLCGGKCYTGGNRPSVGDGWSARIMWRAEGAVVQYLYFVDQGSTYGDDAKWNLGETAEQKHFVPGTWHHVVTRVVMNSVTTEGKGDKNGIVQSWFDGELSLDLDTLRLRDFQDQKIDEFYLSTFHGGNDDTWAPTNDVFVRYDNFVVSTDSIPVASAKPGVSDEGSTAIKPALSNNRDGSRVGDYVGKRSAKRPGETPKYFKNEKDFNAKGQQQ encoded by the coding sequence ATGAACTTTGCTCGTGGAATTTTTGCAATGGCTTTGGCTTGCACTTCGGCGTCCTTTGCCGATGTGGTGTTTTCTGCGGATTTTGAAAATCGTGCTGCTGGTCAGTACACCAATAAGATGGCCCAGGAGGATTTCCCTAAAAAAGCGGGCGTTTCTAGCTGGTATGCCATGGAACAGAATGGCGGCCAGAATGCAAAGATTGTGCAGGACGATGAAGAGCACGGGATGGTTCTGCAGCTAAAATATCCCAAGGGTTGCGTAGGGCCCAACGACGAAGGCGAACGCCCCGCCTGCGCCGGGCAGGTGAAGCAGCCGCTCGATGTTTCTGCAGAAGAAATGTGGGTGGCATACGATATTCAGTTTGAGCCAGGCTTTGAATTTGTAAAGGGCGGCAAGCTACCGGGACTTTGTGGCGGCAAATGCTACACCGGCGGAAATCGCCCCTCTGTTGGCGACGGCTGGAGCGCCCGCATCATGTGGCGCGCGGAAGGTGCCGTGGTGCAGTACCTCTACTTTGTGGATCAGGGCAGTACCTACGGCGATGACGCCAAATGGAATCTGGGCGAGACTGCGGAACAAAAACATTTTGTGCCGGGAACATGGCACCATGTGGTGACCCGCGTGGTCATGAATTCTGTAACTACAGAAGGCAAGGGCGACAAGAACGGCATTGTGCAAAGTTGGTTCGACGGTGAACTTTCCCTGGACTTGGATACTTTGCGCTTACGTGATTTCCAGGATCAGAAAATAGACGAGTTCTATCTCTCTACATTCCACGGCGGAAACGACGATACCTGGGCACCCACTAACGATGTGTTCGTGCGCTATGATAACTTTGTAGTTTCGACGGATTCTATTCCTGTGGCGAGCGCGAAGCCCGGCGTATCCGACGAAGGCTCTACGGCTATTAAACCCGCGCTCTCCAATAATCGTGACGGAAGTCGCGTTGGCGATTATGTTGGCAAACGCAGTGCCAAGCGCCCCGGCGAAACTCCCAAATATTTCAAGAACGAAAAAGACTTTAACGCCAAGGGGCAACAGCAATAA